Genomic DNA from Danio rerio strain Tuebingen ecotype United States chromosome 22, GRCz12tu, whole genome shotgun sequence:
TTGTGGCTGATTCTTTTGAATTTTGTAAGCTCTAGTTCATACATTTTCCCACAGACCACTtgcataaataaaccaatattgcCACATTGTAAAACAGTTACATCTTTCCAGGAGATCATGTTGGTATTGAATATATAGAACCATGTTCATGTGGCATATCCACTTTAAAGTCTGGAAGCTCATGAAAAGTCTTTGAGTGCTTGAGTTAGGAACATTTCCATACACAAACCGCCAAACTTCCACCAAAGAACATGTAAAGCAGGTTCTTGACTTCATGTGTGATTTCGAACCCGAAGCCTTCGCCAATCACCACATGCCAAGAGCTCCCAAACTTCTTATCCATCGACTCCTTTATCATTTTAGCTGCgctctgttgaaaaaaaaaaaaacagacaatcaGAAGGAATGTACAGTGTTTGGTAGTAATTAGCTACAATGTCATTCAATTACTTCCACTGAAAAAAGAGTTTATTTTTAGGTCCACTAGTTACAGTTACTTGTGATGTACTTGCCTAAATAAGTTCTGTATAAATCAAGTCTGATAAGCAGAGTAGTAGTATTTTTGTGGTACAAATGAAACCTAGAGAAGGATATATTTCTCAAGAGAGTTGCACATGTTTAAAAAACATTGAACTGAGTAATTGAAACTTGAAACTATGTTTTGATGCATATTACGTTAAAATGataaaagggtcatgaaaccccccaaGCACATTTTTGGAGATTGACAATGACTAGGCCTGTCAttcatatctattttttgttgtacgatattattgcaccaaaacacattgaaataaatggtattaatgtatttttatgaccattttatgccactcattatatagttccagaatgacaatataatagcatcataatgcaagtacaATCTTCCAAAGCACAAATATTATATGATTCTTacgaatatttaatttaattatagttattttaacaatgtaaaaattGGGCATTGAAATTAGAATGTGAaatgcatatcctaaataaataataataaatgttagcaAAAAAGTACAACTTAAAAAACAACAGAGATTGAAATATCTGCTATCAGATCTATTTTCCGTTTTCAGAGACTGACATGATGtagtatagtaatttatagtaaatactatagtgttttttagcCATACTGACACCAATAGAGATAGAAAGGTTACACAATCAGCTACAATGTTGCTAGAATAGTTTTTATGTATGGGTGATATattcagggtatatgcaggaatccaaAAGGTAATTGTAATACCTTTAAAAAAAGACCTTCTTAGAATATTTTAAGACTTCATTGTCTTTTCAAGTTATTATCAGTATCAAACATTTAACTTATTAAACAGTTGTtgataaacagttgtagttaaataaatcaatgaagcaCAACCATCCAACAAAACTCAGATAAGCCcagaagaaacaaagcttaaAAGAGTAAATTACGTGGTTGTTTTTAAAGACTGTTTAAACCTGTCTTTCttcaaccaggagtacgcaaacttaagtaacactttattataatggtccacttgagtattactagactgtctgcttagcatctgttgatactgctccttcaacagacattcaactgactataagaaactttgcaagtacatgtcaacttacactaaccccaaccccaacctaacagtctacttataatctaagggcctactcacactatgctctctgaaccgtgcccaggcccgtttcccagatcgtttgggAAGTGTGAGTGCattgaatcaggctcaggcacggttcacttggccggctatggcccggttggaagagctgggcctgagcgtggttcacttgggctttggcgcagttaGCTGTGTGAAAGCAAAACGCGCCTatgcccgaaactgaaagcaagacgtgacttttaaggggctgttccatatggattaattattcattcctactgtttaataaatgcaaactgtcgtagattattgcaggagttttcaaactttttcagctgagggcccatttgtgtagggcgaattcttttggggacccccaaaaataaaaatgacgccaccccctcaaattaacaactgtacttaatttttttttttaaattgtattattcaatacatttatattattatatattattcaataaatttatattattcattatctggattaatttttgtaagatgttagttgagctgacatggtttcagtgcttcaatctattgatcaaatcttgatgcgCAGTACTcattgtggtctgctctcactggattattccatcaagccatattttgtgtacaagtcgtcactttacacagtttttatgccatttttatgcttttttcagcctatgcacagctagactcttctgtacttacccttacagctgagagtctaaatgtatcaaaagatttaaagctttaaagtttttaagAGTTTTGTCAGtcatcagcctgttaacagttaactgtactgttgtaactagcaatactacaatagaggctgtagtggttcagtgtgttgaagttttgtttatttttattcctttttttttttgtgcacatcataatttactcaggtcggcaatcctgacttacactgataaaaaataatttcctaaatgcaatctagaattgggtattcaagttcaaagagccacaagttttactttgcataattttagaagctttgctgactttaaaatgttcataccagtttgttctattaataataatactgaacattacatttaaattaattacacaaacaaatatgggaaaaagtggaacaaaaatgcatttatattcagagtattaaaatttgagcaggtatgttgagctccattaaatacagagcactaatacattttaatatttaataattattagccctataacataacacaaacagatacattataatttttataggctatagtggttttactcagggtgtataaaatttagttttttttaatcattatgaaccaatgtgagtaagaggtccactgcagagctcatccagctgtcattagtgtaacaggagtgaaactgagcactcgctgatgtgatgacagctctattcattgttattgcagcactttttgctttacaattttaatatgtttgtttgccatgcAGCAAAGAAGACcgtctgatatttgtacaatgcaaagtgtaaagcctgtcgcgctgtggacgaggtgcaatgttgtgccgtgtctttaaaatgctatttgttcccTATGAGTGAAGCCTGCGCAGAGAGGCGCATACTCCGCAGCACCCAGCTGATCGGTTACTTAGGAACGCAAGCCATAAACAGGGAGTGCTTTCAGCCACTgataatgttcttattgatcatgtattttaactgaaatatagtcagtcaaaccgagcattcatttagttgtttagcgtaaaagaggtaagcgtaagtgaaaggtaaacgccGTCAGGTGCAGCAGACAAGCGCTAAAAATCACAGTCAGGAAGCGCCTGgccagaagcgcttattcaataaaagtccccgtccacagaggcgggccgctgcgcttcttttcctgtgtcacgaaagtgtcaactgcatttaaatgacataagcataaagcttaatttttgcagtacttttgagctcaaattataataaaaatatattaaccttcagaatgatgcgggacacaaaattcatccatgtgGGCTCATTGATCTAAAATTTCTTTGCGGCCCCCCTGGCGCCATCTGGCGGCCCCCCAGGGGGCCGCggcccccagtttgaaaacccctggattATTGCACCTTCAGCAACCacttaattcctgcagcacgaggactttatggttgtttatgagaGCCAAAagtgttcggcgaaatatttgactgcatgtcaccgcatcccaaacgacttacacgatataactaaagaaatgtccactgtgctgagcgagagcgcttctcttcggttaaactgaacagcgcatcaatgacgtaagcgtgcccaggccggaatgtaatgtgagtgcgggggtcgggggagatgggaggggggacaagcatgctttggccagGTTAAAGGCAACTGATccctaagggcctactcacactatgctatcctaaccatgcccaggcccgtttaccagatcgtttgagaagtgtaggTGCTCTgattcgggctcaggcacggttcacttggccggccttggcccggttggaagaggtgtgccagagcccggttcacttgggcgcAGCACTTGTtgcacttgtagtgtgagtgcaagcgtgcctgagcccgaaactgaagacgagacatgacttttacgggactgtttcatatggacttattaatcattcttactgtttattgaatgcaaactgtcatagattacgGGTTGTTGTGATGTCGGCCGTCACCGTAGAAAGTCTaatctttctttaattttttggACTTTTGTTTGACAGCTTTACGAGGAGCACTGTAGCTGTAGcaccaaggtactgttgtatgatttaaatTATAGTCTATATATGCACCAATAAACaagtcaaatgaatgaataaataaaataaagatggaTTCTTAAATATCGGTTTTGATTTTACTCTAAATAATATgaatacgttttgacaaatgtttctttgggtctgtgtgtgtgtgtgtgtgtgtgtgtgtgtgtgtgtgtgtgtgtgtgtgtgtgtgtgtgtgtgtgtgtgtgtgtgtgtgtgagagagtttttGGTGTATCTTTAATATGGATCGCTatgcaaaatattttctaaaacatcAAGCAGGAACTTGTCTACAGCTCGTTAATtatgaagataaaaaaaattaaataacaaaaataaaatgctaaaaatacaaagataaaaagagcagcattttgctaaatattacTTTATATGCTTTATATCCTGCTATgctgtgttgtttcatattcgttttttattgcacttgatgcattcgttatatgtttgaatactaaaacaaacaacagccattgtttaaattctaatattttaccatcaaaatgtagtatattttatataattatcaaCGTTTGATATAAAACCGCTGTGTAATTTGATTgactgttaaaaatgaaataatttaagtgcaatatttttattagtgaaagtgcctgCTGACTTTTGACAAGGTCaatgcaaaaatatatttctgccactaATACAAATGCACGATTATTGTTGCattatcattgttgtttttttctgtaatgtacggagatttgaaatgtattatttatttcccctctaaTCATTTTCAAtaatcacgttacattttggtaatttgaCCTGAGGCATGCAACATATGAGCTCTAAATAAATACGGGTGCAGTGGCTTGTAGCTATATTTAGCACTCCTATGTGAGAGAgtggcataacagtgtttagttaTGTGGTTGTTTTCGCTTTTAcacataagaataaaaaaaaaatgtttcggcttttatttaaatttgattgaacaaagggagccgtttacattgttTTACCAaagcaactactgatgcgttttgcgTATCGTTCCGGAGCTTTGTTGCTGCAGGACGGTAGAAAGTGAAGCCCTATCTATGCTGTCAGGCCCGGTCTGGCACGGAATGAAATggttcagcacgatagtggaaaagcagctta
This window encodes:
- the dnal4b gene encoding dynein, axonemal, light chain 4b (The RefSeq protein has 1 substitution compared to this genomic sequence), producing MADTVDGKKEEADYKRLHNFPLIRHTDMPEEMRVETMELCVTACEKFATNNESAAKMIKESMDKKFGSSWHVVIGEGFGFEITHEVKNLLYMFFGGSLAVCVWKCS